Sequence from the Alosa sapidissima isolate fAloSap1 chromosome 21, fAloSap1.pri, whole genome shotgun sequence genome:
AGCGACGCCATGTGGCCTATGTTCTTCACTACGCGTGTCAAACTTTCAGTTACAAAGTACCAATGAATctttataatttttttttaaaaaaaacccaAATAAACACAATGTTTCAAACACATCAGGCATTTTTTAATAATTGTCTTAAAGTAATTGGTAAAAGATTTTTATTCCACCGAGGCGGAATGTAACATAATAAAACACCACTCCCAAATAAGATCCTTAACACTGTATGCGTCAAATACGCAGCACAGAGATTAAGACTCCAAGACGACCATTGCTGGGCATGtccccttttttaaaaaaaaaatccctgccATATCATACCAAATTGACTTATTGAATATTTTACAAACACTTTGATTGAGAGACAATACTACTGGGGAGAAGACATCATTTTAATGATACAAAAAGGGGAAATAAAACTTGGGTGAGGCATGTACTGTTActgagtgtgtgcgcgtgcgtgtcagtgtgtgtgttgacacagGCAGTGCCCGAGCCCATCTTCCTACGACTATttaccaaaaaataaaaataaaaagtaaaagggGTCTGGGTCAAGGGTAAAGGGTCACAAAGGGGTCGGAGGTCAGGTTCAGGATTGGGATCGTGATCGGGACCTCGAGCGGGAACGGGATTTTGAGCGGGACTCGGAGCGAGATCTGGCCTTTGCCGGGGAGGGAGACGGGGATTTGGACTTGGACTTCGCCCGAGCGTTGGCGGCCAGCGGCGAGCGGGAGTGCGATCTGGAGCGAGATCGGGAGCGAGAGCGTGACCTTGAGCGAGAGCCTCTCGCCGCCGTCGCCCCCGCCGCCGGTCTTGCCTCTTCGTCGTCGCTCTTGGGCGCGTCGCGGCCCTTCGAGTCGGATTTCCTGGAGCGCTCCTTGTCGGCGGATCGGGATCGTGACCGAGAGGCGGAGCGCTGTCTGGAGCGGGAGCGGGAACGCGAGCGGGAGCGCGAACGGGACCGGGACTTGTCCTTGCGGCCCTTCTTGCCCTCCTTCCTGCCGTGCTTGCTCTTGGGGCTGCGGCTACGGCTACCTCGGCTGCCCCGGCTTCTGCTCCGGCTGCGGCTCTTGCTGCGGCTGCGCGCCTCGTCCCGGCCTCGACCCTTGTGGGCGCCATTGCTACGCTCCTCTTCCTCGTGACGGCCCTTGGCCTTGCCCTTCTTGCTGACCGAGCGACTGCGGGAGCGAGAGGCTTGTCTAgtggaggagaaaaagaaagaaccaTGACATAAAACTGGTTGTAGATAATTCATAAGGGAATGGCTGCATTACACTCTGTGGTTTCTACACAGACACTAATCTTCTGTTACGCAAAAATAGGAAGCTATAAAGGTTCTCTTGTTGTTAATCAGCTCATTATTGGTACACCTGCCGGGGGTCTTCACGCTGCATATTTAGTCTAATTTATTTTGGAAATTTTCTTAAATACATTAATTTTCTGATTGCCATTAAAATTAACCAAATGAAACTGAGTTTTATCTTACAGGCCTGTTTAGCATTCAGCCCGATACAGTAACAAGCCTGCAATCAATACATATCTGAAGGAGTACTCATAAATGTACAATGCATTTCTTAAGGACTAGGATTTAACTCCGACTCAGGACGCCTTACTCTTTTCAGAACCTAGATTTCCATAACAAAGTTAGTGTGAAATCTGCTTGTGAGTGCCATGGAGTTAGGTTCAAGTTTCAACAGATTCTTTAGCCTAAAAATGTTCCCAATCAAGACCATTATGAATAAACTTCAATCAATGTGATGGATGGATATAAAGAGCATCTTAAGGGTGAAGGGGAGATCTCCTGTAGCAGATGTTTTGAGATTTAGTCGACCATTCCCAATACATTTAGCTCAATTCTGTACAATGCAGTGGGCTACTGTTAGATTTAGTCAACCACTGGCCAACATATTTAGCCCAATTGTGCACACTGCGGACCGGTGTGGCGAGCTCCAGTTGGTCTTGTTAATAAGTATGCCGTCAGTGTTGTCAGTGGAGACGGGTTGATTGGCATGCTGGGCATGAGCAGTGGGACACAGGCTGCAGGAGGGGAGAGGCTAATCACTCAGACAGACTGGGCAGCACGTGGCCGTGGTCCTGCATGAAGATCAACGGCTGGTCTGGAGGGACAGGCGGCAGCCAGCCAACCGACCAGACCAGTCCAGCCAGTCTGTGTTTTTGAGTTCTTGTTTTTTGGATGCCTCTATGAATTTACATATTCAGTCATTCTTTCAATCTAGTGCATTTGCAGCGTCTGCTACCCAGAGAGCTGTAGTATTAATACTTAATATGGATTAATACCCAAGATTTTGTTTTGCATGATAAGATTATGTTAACGCAATAACCAttttatttgggggggggggggggctacactCTAGCTCTCCAACTCTACACACCATATGCATCACCACCTGGATAGACTGGATGAAGTCAGATTTCATGAAGCAATGATGTGACATTATATCATATTTATGAACATATTAGTAATTAAAGAAACACCAAAAAGAGACCCTCTTGCACGTTGATCAGAAAGTGCTTACCGGGAGCGGGAACGACTGCGGCTGCTACTGTCACTGTGGCTACGGCTCTTCCGTGACCTCCTGCTTCTGGAGcgagacctacacacacacacacacaacaggtaaATTAAAGCCTTTGtctcaaacatttccccatGCCCTGAAACCTGTCTGCAACAGTTCTCCGTAGATAAGGACGTTAATGTTTGtattcagtaaaaaaaaaaaaaaaaaaaaaaaaaaaaaaaaaaaaaacagaagatcCCTGCAACTTCAACAACAGGAAGAAGAAATCAAGTTCAACTGATCCTTAAAGAGACAATATGCCTTCCTGTCACAGGACACAAACTGTCAAACATTTTGggaaaaacacaaataaacacacacacgcccatccTCACCTGGAGCGGCTCTGGCTGCGGGAGTAGGAGCGGCGACTGCGGCGAGCCCCAGGCCTGTCCTCGATGAGTCGGATCTTGCGGCCGTTCACCATGGTGCCGTCCAGCTTCTCTAGAGCCCGCTTCATGTCGGCGTACAGACGGAACTCGATCACTCCCTCATTCCGTCGGCCGCGGTTCGTGTCGGCATATGTCACCTCACCTGCCTGCCGCATGTAATCCTGCACCGAGCGACACACATGGGTAAGTGACTGCACTCAGAAACTCACGAGTTTTAAAGATACAGTACTACACCAAAAACACAGGTGTTTAAAGCCATGAAGTCCTGTAGTGTGTAGCGCATATAAGAATTAGAACAGTTCTTGTATAGCTACTGTGTAATCCTGCACTGTTAATCCACAAGAGTGTCATGTGGGAGGAAAACAGTTTCTTCCCCCACAGGACCACTGGAGATAACAAGCATAAAGCACTCTGGCATGTGTTACATAGAGCTTTGAATTGTTTGTGTAGTTTGCCATACATGTTTTGAGAGCAGAGTGAAACCAGCTTTCAACAAACCAGCAAAGTTATCTGACCAGTATGTCAAGGGTATTTCATatagggtgtgttcgaaacgggagacagctgcctactgcccccctccctacatagagagccgtctcactagacatgacttcggattaaatgcatcttttaaaaatgagcgtagcactctagaatctttggttaacactacggtatgacgttagcaaaggcctgacgttaaactaaattagcttacgtaagctagcaggctaacggtataaattagttttacggccggcagatatatcagaccagacgctattaatggtttatttctaatctgtaatctacaaatctaagcaaaataaggtcacacaaatgacattttaaacaaattcagcagccattaccgatgtcatccgccatgtttgtttacctttcacagacgtttcagacgttgccgcaagggattatgggtaggagggagcatgaagtgtgcatcgatgctgccttcaaaaatgaccgttatttgggaattctaagatatcttaaaaggcagcagaatttgtttttttggtttcgaaccgcacttgctgccttgctccccagttagatatcttaaaaggcagcaactttacccgtttcgaacacacccataATGTAGTGAATACTGGACCAAATTCTATCAATGTATGTACAAAACCGAATGCCAATAATTTGATTCAAAATACACTTGCCCAGTTCAGCAATATGTGCCAGAGCTTTTAATAGTTTTACTAGGTTAAGcctaaaataaaaatgatgtaTGGCTTAATAACCTAGTAAAAACTATATTTTATTATAATGGCTTCTTACCACTTGTCCTGTGTCTGTATTCTTGTTCGGATTAGTTATTAATTTGCAATAATTGAATGATAAATTAAAATTTTCAAGCAATTTCAAACTTTGACAGTGTTGTCCATCAATATTACTGTCTGAATACCCAACACAATTACACAAATGAATGATTCATACATCACACTGCAGCATGCTCCCACCCAAACTATCTCCGtgtccctccacacacacacacacacacactccgtacCTTCAGGTCCTGCCAGCTGCAGCGACTGGAGAGGTTCTCTACAATCAGCCGGTAGTCGGTGCGGACCGGAGGTCCATACCGgtccctccctcccctgccATACCAGTTGCCTTCAAGGTGACAAGGACAACAGGCATTAGGGTTGGAGACCAGCAGATCATATCAAGAGTCACttgatatgacacacacacacacacacacacacaaacaaacacaaacactccagACTACACAGAGTCAAATATCTGAAAGGAAAACTGAGAAATCAACAAAGGAAAATGGTTTCTGAAGGATTTCATTCAAAAGGaatttacaaaataaaaataacaaaccTTGAAGCAATTAGGAAGGAGGCAGGttttacaatacaaaacaaatattcatgttgttttagaAGAAAACTGCACAGTTATCTACTACATTATTTTGCATTTACCATCCTATATGCTCTACTGTAATATGCTGACTCAAAAGAAAATGTCAAAAGGGCAATTACTTCAAGCCACAAACTGCTGACTTAAGTAAAtccaaatacttaagtacagttcTCTTCTATCAAATCTAATCAAATCTCActttataaataataaaaaaagaaactaaaaagagaaggaaaaaaaaaaaaagtaccacAAATAAAAATccaaaacaatacaaataaatatatatgtacaaatatatatatttcaggCACCTAAAAGAGCTCAACCCACATCTGTCTAAACCCATGGCATCCTCACCACCCGGCCTAACGGGGCAAAGCAGTCTTCACAATGGCTCCCATATTTGGTCTGCCCAGGGGCCCACTTTGGTCAAAGAGCCACACTCTTGGAAAGGGGGGACACCATGGCCAGCAATAGGGGGGCTTGCAGTCAGACTCTTTCAATTAAAACATTGAGGTTCTTTGTTAAATTTCTAGCTTTATTATTTGCACAAGTCagtttataatatatatatatataaatatagagAAAGATATCAAATTAAGATATAGATATGTATTGTATAGATAGAAACAAGAAACAAAAATTTAAAAAAGAAGAATGCCTGAATTATGGTTAGATTAAGAtatcatatatttatataacatAGGCAGAAATTACTGCAACACGTTTGATCATTCAAAATGTTTAAACTGCATTTAAATATGTTTTGCTTTTAATCAACTCCATTCTCCTCattgtcctgtgaattaattaCGAGCCTTGCAAAAGCCTTTTACAACCCTCAATTCACAATGAGGCTTCTCAGTTTGCTATTGGTGACTCCAGTGTGCGTAGTTATCTCTCTCAGGTTACTAGTCTGTGTCTGGTCAACATCTACATTCCAAGTCCAAAGTGAGACCAGCTAGGACATTGTGTACCAATGGCCATGTTCTACAATCAAAAGCAGGAGGAGCAGTTGAGTCTGTGACATATGACCAAGCATCATAAAATTGTACATGTGGCCAAGaaatctctgcctctctcccatATTTTTTACCTTATTCATGGGCTACAAAATGTATGAAACATTCACAGCCCATAGGAATTGAATAATTCTTATATGTGCTTATATAATCTTTCCACTATTGCAGGATAAGAAACTTAAGTCTTGGATATTTTTATGACAAAATAAGAATTTAAGTCCATTGTGAGTCCAACTAGGCTACCACTAATGGTCCACTTTATTttggagggggggaaaaaatccaTCTTCATGTTCATAGTCAGTTATATGTCTAATCAATGGAGTATGGAGTGGATAGAATGTATTTGCATAATAATCAGTTACAATTTTAACATATCTAAATTAATCCTACCAGAGTTCTGACTTGCATATTCTGGTCATATCTCTATAGGAGAATTAATCGCACATGTCGCCACCAATGACAAACGAGAGGGCATGCAAGTGCTGATGGAGGATACTAGTACCCAAAAATTAGAGCCCAATTACTAATCCCAAATCTTAAAACGGTCTTGCAGGGCACTTACTTCTCCCAgagccgccaccaccaccgccgccgccgccgccgccgccaccaccaccaccagaaccATAACTGCCATCACGACGAGGTCCTTTGGTGTGCTCTACGATAACCCTCTCGCCACAGAGGTCCTTCCCGTTCAGGTCGTACACAGCATCGTCTGCATCTCTCGGGTCATCAAACTCAACAAACCCATACCTTCATAGGTATAAAGAGAAAATCGCTTTAGGGCTGGTGGTTGATCAATTCTGAGCAATGAACAACATTGTTATGTATGCTTCCAATCATTCTAGAGAACTGTGCAAAGTCAAATGGACAGCGGGGCTATGAGTTTAATGAACAAACTTACATAATGTAACGTTAATCATTTCAGGCTAACTAAGTCATTATAGAAGTTCGTGAGACGTTTCTGGATAGGAACATTTAACtccaaatacaaaaacaaatcagtGGTATCGATGACTTTTAAAGACTTTAAGTGAAACAGGTGAGTTTGATTCGATAAGTAATTCTACACAGGCTATGATTAGTGTTTGTAGAATGTACTGTGTGCAATTATACCCTTTACCAAAAGTCATTTCAATATGTTATTACTGATAGCATAAATGAGGCATTCAATTAAACCATGGATAACTACACTTGCAAGAGCAATGGCGTCGTAACGTTACACGTATGTGATCAGTGGCGCTTTCTGGTGGTTGCAGATGGCAGGCTACCGGCTGCTACATGCTAGACaactagctagcatgctaactacaCGCGGCGATCACAAAATCAGCAGACTACAGGCTACATTGCTATGTAGCAGAATTTCGAATAATAGTAATTAACAAATACAGTGCGCAGTTACTTATACACTAAACTTAACTATATCGAACGGGTAGATTCGTGATAAATAGTTACATTTCGATGGCCTAGGTAACGTTAACTAAACCTAGCTAGCACAGCTAAGTGAGTCGTTAGCTAATATTAGCTAGATACAGTCGGTGTTCATTGGTCAGGACAAAGGCCAAGGTGTGTTAAAGTACATTCAATTAACTAAGATGATGCGTTGGAAAGTCTATGTAAGAACAGTTTTACGGTCAAGGGCACATTTACCCCCAATATGTATGATTCGCAATCTCTGTTCTACTCAAATCGTTGGGCCTGTAATCGCCGCCACAATttatgttaacgttagctgttAGCATAAGTAACGTTAACCGATTGTCAGAAAACGCTTCTTCCTTTTGTGAACTTACCCATTTTTCAAATCGACCTCCAGTATTTTTCCATAACCTTTGAAAAACTTCTCCACGTCTTTCTCTCTTGCGCGATAGCTCAGCCTGCCTATGTAGATCCTAGACATTTCCGCGGCTCTGTGTATGCGTTGTGTTTCACTTGTTCAAAACACACTCAAAAATGGTAGAtgggcggagcaagatacttcatGACGACCGACTTCCTGGAACCAGGATCGCACGCACGAGGAGAGGGGTCACAAATCCCCTTTATGCAAACCAGAGGAGGCGACTGTTCCAATGCCTACCTCAATATTTCATAAAATATATAAAGTATTGTCCCTCTGGGGTAAGGGACATTGATTTTGGGCACGCTGTAGTTCTCAAACCCTTCCGACCAATCGAGAAAAAATTGGACATTTTTGGACTTTCTATCTCGGAGAAAATCAACTTTATTTTAGGTGTGCAATTTTGGTCCctgtaccaaagattctagagctccGCACCGACGCACCGGCGTCACGCAATCCAATTTTcgatatgtaggcctaggcaTTGAATTTCAGTGGGCAGTAGATGGCGCGCTTGCACTGTAATAGATCTGAAAAGGCCACCATTCATGTATCTGCATTGTCTGCATAAATTCAAgtttattatgaccaccgcatAATTTTGcgtcaacgattcccgggacactgaccggggtgcacgaaacttggtgggcatgtagccccaaaAGGATGActcggaaccattgtttttcgctttgttttttgttaaaacaaattaaaaaaaattgtatgttaaaaatgaaaacgcaaaaacgaggcattgtaatcgcaagtatctttggctgacaggttcaaaactgcacggaATTTGAAGTGTAAGATAATTATGACACCcactgaatgcatgccaagtttcgtggaattccgttcatgggggaccatacaatacatgaatatgtgtacatttagttaCTGTACActaagcatgcatgcacacacacacacacacacacacacacataaagatacatgcacacacatgcaggcacacacacacacacacacacacacacacacacacacacacacacacacaagcacagacacatacacataaacacacacaagtatgcacacacacgcacacatgcacacgcacacacacataaagacacatacacacacagtagacatgtaggcatacgtacgcacgcacacatgcacatgcacacactcataaacacacacataaagacacacgcacacacatacacacacagtagacatgaaGGCGTACGCccgcacgcatgcacatgcacacacacaggcaaataaaagaaaataaaacaagtAATAAGATAACCTACATAACATTATAAAGGAAGGGGGaaataaaaatacagaaaaatattaataataacaataatcaaggatacaaggaagtttattgtcacatgcatatagttactggatgtaagaaatgcagtgaaggGGGGGTTAAAAGtacagtagaagaggggtttagtagattaagtggctagggctgcataagaaaggtgggggaggattgggatggggggggggggggcaccaacaaggagcaataaatagtaaataatatataataaataatatttatataaaacaaTTTGACATAGGAAGGTTTGTGATTACAGATCTGAATTGATTATAGGAAAGTAGAGCGTTAATTTTTATGAAGATTGAACATTGAAGACTCCCAACTCCGTGTCAAAGATGATCAACCCACTTTACCATAGAGGATACAATGATGAGTGCTAGCCATCACCAATAATGAATCTCTCTTAAATGTGAGTTTGTCATCCAGCTAGATACCAAGATATTTGTATTCAGAGACTCTATCAGTGCTGGAACCATTTACAGTGGTTAtttattgaatttccccttggggatcaataaagtatgtatgtatgtatgtatctatctatctatctatctatctatctatctatctatctgcacaCCATTAACCTTACCATTAACCTTGgggcttttctcacatcactattaacatttgcacagcagttagtgcatttctcaaaacaattagtgcaaactgcaaaacctagtggatgacctgcaaaagcacgtcacttgctcaaaatggatagtccattcctcaaaagcaagtatttatgtcaatgaaactgtcagtgtcatcaaaatgagaagtcttgacaccatcgtttatgaacaagaaagtcaaatggctttgtcatgttttcattatgacagattctctcagtattttctaatgcaaaaaaaaggtcagaactcggtgacactacctgaacatgctcaagacagcactaaacagtacttgtacagccatttgaaaactacagtaaagttacacattgctgtagttaggggagtaagtgagtacaagacactgaatatgtacatttttactgtatgctctttgcaattccacagcattgtgacagaatttgataactagttcaacaattttgtatgtaatgactcaagcaatgaaatgaagactattagttttattgggaacgactattcagcatccataagtatagttcattttgactgacatgacataagcaaatgataatgttaaaaaacagcagagaattgtatgaaagcaactgatacatgtccaaaagcatttgcaatttgttcagaggaaggagaaattgctactatgatgtgcacaaatgactaaatgttgtggaggttgaactaatagttatgagaattttcattctgatctgaaaaaagcaccaaagcgactgagaaaaactgtaatgttccTCAATGCTCCTCTAGTCAATATCATTtagttttcttttcatttagtACTAATTTAAGATTAATGAGAGCTTCTTGAAGAACATTAAATGAAAGCTGAAGATTATCAATGGCAAGTTGAAAAGAGTCAgcaatacaatacaaaatagtatCATCAGCTGACGCATgacgcagtccacctcaccgagatcacagaattcatagtttacctaATAGTGATTGATTTGTTGTGCATTTCCCCTTGATAGCATTGAGATGTTAAACATTTCCCCATGATGTGTTGAGATATGTAATGTCTGTTAATATCTAACTACAAGACTAAatgtttgaatttccccttagggatcaataaagtatctctatctatctatctatctatctatctatctatctatctatctatctatctatctaaatttaGGACTTCACGAAAGCTCACTGCATTTGAAAGTGGTCAATACCATGGTAATGACAGTTCTATATGTAAACACAGAGTAAACCCCTTAAACTCTGTAGGATGTGACACAATAATGTGCGAGCACAGGACTGGACAGTGGCCATATGACACGTCAGCAGAGGACTGTGTTCAGAGTCCGGGGGAGATCAAAGCCTGTTAGAGTCAGAGATATAGCCAGCTGGTTCAGCCAGACAAACATTCACTTACTAATAATGGCAGATGCTGGAGCTTATAGCTACCGGCAGGTATCAGGCAACCCAATTGAGATATGGCCTTGAGGTTTGACAACACAAAGTACTAGATGGCTGTCCAGAGTAAAATGATGTAGAGAGAATATACAGTCTGATTCAGTGCTGAAGGGTATGTCAgaggtggacgaagtacacaattcctttacttaagtcagtggtccccaaacacGGCCCggcacctcattttgggtggccccccaaaacatgtctgtggtatatagcatccggcccgcacgggagtacgacatcgtcaaactaacctccgcaatttcccctattcattctctatgatgagtcttaacagtacacatgtaatactctggtggttgttttggcgctttttcgcgtttgccatcgaaaacggaatgaaatatacaggcctacctgcaaacaatgtaagaggcctatgctgactgcatcagtgctcaaagtattctaaaagtttatccattaattgttaataactaactaacttctattcaagtcatattgctgggactttctgggatatttatttctattttttattcactagttcaaatgttcatacaaagagttcacaaagttctcataagGTGAGTG
This genomic interval carries:
- the srsf4 gene encoding serine/arginine-rich splicing factor 4; this translates as MSRIYIGRLSYRAREKDVEKFFKGYGKILEVDLKNGYGFVEFDDPRDADDAVYDLNGKDLCGERVIVEHTKGPRRDGSYGSGGGGGGGGGGGGGGGGSGRSNWYGRGGRDRYGPPVRTDYRLIVENLSSRCSWQDLKDYMRQAGEVTYADTNRGRRNEGVIEFRLYADMKRALEKLDGTMVNGRKIRLIEDRPGARRSRRSYSRSQSRSRSRSRSRRSRKSRSHSDSSSRSRSRSRQASRSRSRSVSKKGKAKGRHEEEERSNGAHKGRGRDEARSRSKSRSRSRSRGSRGSRSRSPKSKHGRKEGKKGRKDKSRSRSRSRSRSRSRSRQRSASRSRSRSADKERSRKSDSKGRDAPKSDDEEARPAAGATAARGSRSRSRSRSRSRSRSHSRSPLAANARAKSKSKSPSPSPAKARSRSESRSKSRSRSRSRSRSQS